Proteins found in one Perca fluviatilis chromosome 9, GENO_Pfluv_1.0, whole genome shotgun sequence genomic segment:
- the ptprc gene encoding receptor-type tyrosine-protein phosphatase C isoform X1: protein MAGLWGLKILLLCAGIIGLVNCQGGDPPAKPAAQTPTANTTTLSPPRTTQNSTLPSATSLLVTTSTPRTMTTTTVMSSDAQTTAHKLPLTPPTLTSNSSIQALNATTMSATSAPPASTSPSPSPSTLPTPSTSTTPSKPLDSQANTTQSQSLPPTTMSNTTVTATKATTPAPPQCSYTVNAITFGFQIDMKNSTTGNYTIKIKEKGRPKTEEMFTVHFFIQNSPHEIKDLKPCTEYELNVAFIDSAGKETSCNSTEKKTWTNGISDGDITDESCIPRYVCYHSGWDISSSLISSNNITAEKCTNESKVFCIKPGYNDICTNLTTTITSETCSDYYLNRSITLDFLEPSEIKQPNPNHLPAIKPKLPVNCSHLTIDYTCQENGKPNDTKELSELEPFTDYSCTGQIKEHNVTIKKSFKFKVDCDLKLNIENNASNTSIHLKWSTTSKNCQDVLPNLKKLSYNCSCTPTASNQKHRNTTKNLPSGGTCNITGLEPFKEYTCEVQPIYNNKEVSKPQTIRQKTAIGTPKKINTLTVKVPENNVITVACDYREVKFNGPPGPINAHLLYNGITQEKLTNNKCEFEFEDLSYSTEYEVKVTAFNGRFHSDPKTESVTTRYNDKAVIGFLVFLIIVVSVALLLVVYKIYILKRTNSHDLGENMMLISTANDEENLLPVEPIAAELLLEAYKRKLADEGRLFLHEFQSIPRIFSRYSVKEAKKPCNVPKNRYVDILPYDYNRVQLTTGNGETGSDYINASFIDGYKESKKYIAAQGPKDETVSDFWRMVWEQQSSIIVMVTRCEEGNRVKCAQYWPSPDRETEIFAEFIVKLISEDHCPDYTIRRLSLTNKREKNSEREVTHIQFMSWPDHGVPGEPHLLLKLRRRVNAFKNFFSGPIVVHCSAGVGRTGTYIGIDAMMEGLEAEGRVDIYGYVVRLRRQRCLMVQVEAQYILIHQALLEHNQFGETEFTVSELHSTLSTLKQKNSGNEPTLMEEEFERLPSYKNWRTFNTGITEENKKKNRFSSIIPYDYNRVLLKVDEGRSHDSDPDEEDEDESSDEEDEESTQYINASHIDGYWGPRTFIAAQTPLPDTMADFWLMVYQKKASTIVMLSDCKEGDQESDCVYWDKDKKTFGDFEVEVASTDTSPTFISRNMLIRHVKRKESRPVKHFQFLKWASSDLPQSPQDLTNMIKDIKNSSGSSKSQRSMPVVVHCNDGSSRSGIFCALWNLLDSAETEKLVDVFQVVKTLRKERQGMLSSLEQYQFLYDALEGVFPFQNGEVKAVQASAADFVQVVNETKAAEQPTEETAKQPVSTTTNDQQEAAESSPLVADGGKEDKKEEPEKVSTETTPLEDSSNSATVTVEV from the exons ATGGCAGGTCTCTGGGGTCTCAAGATCCTGCTGCTCTGTGCTGGGATCATCGGTTTGGTAAACT GCCAAGGTGGAGATCCACCTGCAAAACCAGCAGCTCAAACACCAACTGCAAATACAACAA CACTCTCACCTCCACGCACCACCCAAAATTCCACTTTACCTTCAGCAACCAGCTTATTGGtcaccacctcaactccacgcACCATGACAACAACTACTGTCATGTCTTCAGACGCCCAAACAACTGCCCACAAACTTCCACTCACCCCGCCAACCCTCACCTCAAACTCCTCAATTCAAGCACTCAACGCAACTACCATGTCTG CCACTTCTGCTCCTCCTGCAAGCACCTCACCCTCACCTTCACCCTCAACCTTACCCACACCCTCAACCTCAACCACACCAAGCAAGCCATTAGACTCTCAGGCAAACACCACTCAATCCCAGTCTTTACCTCCAACCACCATGTCCAACACCACAGTGACTGCCACCAAAG CCACCACACCAGCCCCTCCACAGT GTTCTTACACTGTCAACGCCATCACGTTTGGCTTCCAAATTGACATGAAGAACTCTACCACTGGAAACTACACAATAAAGATTAAAGAAAAGGGACGACCAAAGACTGAAGAAATGTTCACCGTTCATTTCTTCATTCAAAACTCACCACATGAAATCAAAGACCTGAAGCCCTGTACTGAATATGAACTTAATGTGGCATTTATTGATAGTGCTGGCAAAGAAACATCCTGTAACAGCACTGAAAAGAAAACTTGGACAAATGGAATAA GTGATGGTGACATTACAGATGAAAGCTGCATACCTAGATACGTTTGTTACCATAGTGGTTGGGACATCAGCTCTTCTCTAATTTCATCAAATAATATTACAGCTGAGAAATGCACAAATGAAAGTAAAGTGTTTTGTATCAAACCTGGTTACAATGACATTTGCACAAATTTGACTACAACCATCACTTCAGAAACGTGTTCCGATTATTACCTCAACAGAAGCATCACTCTTG ATTTCTTAGAGCCTAGTGAAATAAAACAGCCAAATCCAAATCATCTTCCTgcaataaaaccaaaattacCTGTAAACTGCAGCCATCTCACTATTGATTACACCTGTCAGG AAAATGGAAAACCCAATGACACCAAGGAACTGTCTGAGCTGGAGCCCTTCACAGACTACAGCTGTACTGGTCAGATCAAGGAACACAACGTCACCATTAAAAAATCTTTCAAGTTCAAGGTTGACTGTG ATCTTAAATTAAACATAGAGAATAATGCAAGCAATACCTCCATTCATCTGAAATGGAGCACGACCAGTAAGAATTGTCAAGATGTCCTTCCTAATCTAAAGAAGCTTTCTTACAACTGCAGTTGTACTCCAACTGCCTCAAAtcagaaacacagaaatacaA CTAAAAATCTACCATCAGGAGGAACATGTAACATTACTGGACTGGAACCATTCAAAGAATATACCTGTGAAGTCCAACCCATATACAACAACAAGGAAGTTTCCAAACCTCAGACAATTAGACAGAAGACTGCGATTGGAA caccaaagaaaataaatacactgaCGGTGAAAGTTCCAGAGAATAACGTGATAACAGTAGCCTGTGATTATAGAGAAGTCAAGTTTAACGGACCTCCGGGACCCATCAATGCACATCTTCTTTATAATGGTATCACTCAGGAGAAGCTGACAAACAATAAATGCGAATTTGAATTCGAAGATCTAAGCTACTCAACGGAATACGAAGTAAAG gtGACTGCTTTCAACGGAAGATTTCACAGCGACCCCAAGACAGAATCCGTTACCACTCGCT ATAATGACAAAGCTGTCATTGGGTTTCTGGTCTTCCTCATCATCGTCGTGTCTGTGGCTCTGCTTTTGGTCGTCTACAAGATTTACATTCTGAAGCGCACAAACTCCCA tgACCTGGGTGAAAACATGATGCTTATCTCAACAGCAA ATGATGAGGAGAACCTGCTGCCTGTCGAGCCAATTGCAGCAGAGTTACTGCTGGAAGCATACAAGAGGAAGCTCGCAGATGAAGGAAGACTTTTCCTGCATGAGTTTCAG AGCATCCCCAGAATCTTCTCGAGGTACAGCGTGAAAGAGGCCAAAAAGCCCTGCAACGTCCCCAAGAACCGCTACGTGGACATCCTGCCAT ATGATTATAACCGCGTCCAGCTGACCACCGGAAATGGAGAGACAGGATCTGACTACATCAATGCCAGCTTCATTGAT GGGTACAAGGAATCCAAAAAGTACATTGCAGCTCAAG ggcCGAAGGACGAGACTGTGAGTGACTTCTGGAGGATGGTCTGGGAGCAGCAGTCCTCTATCATTGTAATGGTAACACGCTGTGAAGAGGGAAACAGG GTCAAGTGTGCGCAGTACTGGCCGTCTCCAGACCGGGAGACAGAGATCTTTGCGGAGTTTATAGTGAAGCTGATCTCAGAGGACCACTGTCCAGATTACACCATCCGCCGTCTCAGCCTGACTAAT aAGAGGGAGAAGAACTCAGAGAGGGAGGTGACCCACATCCAGTTCATGAGTTGGCCGGACCACGGCGTCCCAGGGGAGCCACATCTGCTCCTGAAACTGAGGCGGCGTGTCAATGCTTTCAAGAATTTCTTCAGCGGCCCCATCGTTGTTCACTGCAG CGCGGGAGTCGGCAGGACTGGCACCTACATTGGCATCGATGCCATGATGGAGGGTCTAGAGGCGGAGGGCAGAGTGGACATCTACGGTTACGTAGTCCGACTACGCAGACAGAGGTGTCTAATGGTTCAAGTAGAG GCCCAGTACATCCTGATTCACCAGGCGTTGCTGGAGCACAATCAGTTTGGAGAGACTGAGTTCACTGTGTCTGAGCTCCACAGCACACTGAGCACGCTCAAACAGAAGAACTCTGGCAATGAACCCACCTTAATGGAGGAGGAGTTTGAG AGACTCCCATCCTATAAAAACTGGAGGACATTCAACACAGGGATCACAGAAgagaacaagaagaaaaatCGCTTTTCATCTATCATCCCAT ATGACTACAACCGAGTGCTGCTGAAGGTAGATGAAGGACGTAGTCATGATAGTGACCCCGATGAGGAAGACGAGGATGAGTCATCagatgaggaggatgaggagtcCACTCAATACATCAATGCCTCCCACATAGAT GGATACTGGGGCCCACGCACTTTCATCGCAGCACAGACTCCGCTGCCAGACACCATGGCTGACTTCTGGTTGATGGTTTACCAGAAGAAAGCATCTACTATTGTCATGCTCTCAGACTGCAAAGAGGGAGATCAG GAGTCTGACTGTGTCTACTGGGATAAAGACAAGAAAACATTTGGGGATTTTGAGGTGGAGGTGGCAAGCACGGACACCTCCCCAACTTTCATCAGCCGCAACATGCTGATCCGTCATGTCAAG AGGAAAGAGAGTCGGCCGGTGAAACATTTCCAGTTCTTGAAGTGGGCGAGCAGCGATCTTCCGCAGAGTCCTCAAGATCTCACGAACATGATCAAGGACATAAAAAACAGCTCTGGCAGCAGCAAATCACAGAGGAGCATGCCCGTCGTGGTCCACTGCAA TGATGGCTCGTCCCGCTCAGGGATTTTCTGTGCTCTGTGGAACCTGCTGGACAGCGCTGAGACTGAGAAGCTGGTGGATGTTTTCCAGGTGGTCAAAACCCTACGCAAGGAAAGACAAGGGATGCTTTCCAGCCTG GAGCAGTACCAGTTCTTGTACGACGCCCTGGAGGGAGTCTTCCCTTTCCAGAATGGGGAAGTGAAAGCAGTACAGGCCTCTGCAGCTGACTTTGTCCAGGTTGTCAATGAAACCAAAGCAGCAGAGCAGCCAACCGAGGAAACGGCTAAGCAGCCAGTCAGCACTACCACCAATGACCAGCAGGAGGCGGCAGAGAGCAGTCCTCTTGTGGCTGATGGAGGGAAGGAAGACAAAAAAGAGGAGCCTGAAAAAGTTTCCACAGAGACAACACCACTGGAGGACTCCAGCAACAGTGCAACTGTCACTGTGGAGGTCTGA
- the ptprc gene encoding receptor-type tyrosine-protein phosphatase C isoform X3 — MAGLWGLKILLLCAGIIGLVNCQGGDPPAKPAAQTPTANTTTTTPAPPQCSYTVNAITFGFQIDMKNSTTGNYTIKIKEKGRPKTEEMFTVHFFIQNSPHEIKDLKPCTEYELNVAFIDSAGKETSCNSTEKKTWTNGISDGDITDESCIPRYVCYHSGWDISSSLISSNNITAEKCTNESKVFCIKPGYNDICTNLTTTITSETCSDYYLNRSITLDFLEPSEIKQPNPNHLPAIKPKLPVNCSHLTIDYTCQENGKPNDTKELSELEPFTDYSCTGQIKEHNVTIKKSFKFKVDCDLKLNIENNASNTSIHLKWSTTSKNCQDVLPNLKKLSYNCSCTPTASNQKHRNTTKNLPSGGTCNITGLEPFKEYTCEVQPIYNNKEVSKPQTIRQKTAIGTPKKINTLTVKVPENNVITVACDYREVKFNGPPGPINAHLLYNGITQEKLTNNKCEFEFEDLSYSTEYEVKVTAFNGRFHSDPKTESVTTRYNDKAVIGFLVFLIIVVSVALLLVVYKIYILKRTNSHDLGENMMLISTANDEENLLPVEPIAAELLLEAYKRKLADEGRLFLHEFQSIPRIFSRYSVKEAKKPCNVPKNRYVDILPYDYNRVQLTTGNGETGSDYINASFIDGYKESKKYIAAQGPKDETVSDFWRMVWEQQSSIIVMVTRCEEGNRVKCAQYWPSPDRETEIFAEFIVKLISEDHCPDYTIRRLSLTNKREKNSEREVTHIQFMSWPDHGVPGEPHLLLKLRRRVNAFKNFFSGPIVVHCSAGVGRTGTYIGIDAMMEGLEAEGRVDIYGYVVRLRRQRCLMVQVEAQYILIHQALLEHNQFGETEFTVSELHSTLSTLKQKNSGNEPTLMEEEFERLPSYKNWRTFNTGITEENKKKNRFSSIIPYDYNRVLLKVDEGRSHDSDPDEEDEDESSDEEDEESTQYINASHIDGYWGPRTFIAAQTPLPDTMADFWLMVYQKKASTIVMLSDCKEGDQESDCVYWDKDKKTFGDFEVEVASTDTSPTFISRNMLIRHVKRKESRPVKHFQFLKWASSDLPQSPQDLTNMIKDIKNSSGSSKSQRSMPVVVHCNDGSSRSGIFCALWNLLDSAETEKLVDVFQVVKTLRKERQGMLSSLEQYQFLYDALEGVFPFQNGEVKAVQASAADFVQVVNETKAAEQPTEETAKQPVSTTTNDQQEAAESSPLVADGGKEDKKEEPEKVSTETTPLEDSSNSATVTVEV; from the exons ATGGCAGGTCTCTGGGGTCTCAAGATCCTGCTGCTCTGTGCTGGGATCATCGGTTTGGTAAACT GCCAAGGTGGAGATCCACCTGCAAAACCAGCAGCTCAAACACCAACTGCAAATACAACAA CCACCACACCAGCCCCTCCACAGT GTTCTTACACTGTCAACGCCATCACGTTTGGCTTCCAAATTGACATGAAGAACTCTACCACTGGAAACTACACAATAAAGATTAAAGAAAAGGGACGACCAAAGACTGAAGAAATGTTCACCGTTCATTTCTTCATTCAAAACTCACCACATGAAATCAAAGACCTGAAGCCCTGTACTGAATATGAACTTAATGTGGCATTTATTGATAGTGCTGGCAAAGAAACATCCTGTAACAGCACTGAAAAGAAAACTTGGACAAATGGAATAA GTGATGGTGACATTACAGATGAAAGCTGCATACCTAGATACGTTTGTTACCATAGTGGTTGGGACATCAGCTCTTCTCTAATTTCATCAAATAATATTACAGCTGAGAAATGCACAAATGAAAGTAAAGTGTTTTGTATCAAACCTGGTTACAATGACATTTGCACAAATTTGACTACAACCATCACTTCAGAAACGTGTTCCGATTATTACCTCAACAGAAGCATCACTCTTG ATTTCTTAGAGCCTAGTGAAATAAAACAGCCAAATCCAAATCATCTTCCTgcaataaaaccaaaattacCTGTAAACTGCAGCCATCTCACTATTGATTACACCTGTCAGG AAAATGGAAAACCCAATGACACCAAGGAACTGTCTGAGCTGGAGCCCTTCACAGACTACAGCTGTACTGGTCAGATCAAGGAACACAACGTCACCATTAAAAAATCTTTCAAGTTCAAGGTTGACTGTG ATCTTAAATTAAACATAGAGAATAATGCAAGCAATACCTCCATTCATCTGAAATGGAGCACGACCAGTAAGAATTGTCAAGATGTCCTTCCTAATCTAAAGAAGCTTTCTTACAACTGCAGTTGTACTCCAACTGCCTCAAAtcagaaacacagaaatacaA CTAAAAATCTACCATCAGGAGGAACATGTAACATTACTGGACTGGAACCATTCAAAGAATATACCTGTGAAGTCCAACCCATATACAACAACAAGGAAGTTTCCAAACCTCAGACAATTAGACAGAAGACTGCGATTGGAA caccaaagaaaataaatacactgaCGGTGAAAGTTCCAGAGAATAACGTGATAACAGTAGCCTGTGATTATAGAGAAGTCAAGTTTAACGGACCTCCGGGACCCATCAATGCACATCTTCTTTATAATGGTATCACTCAGGAGAAGCTGACAAACAATAAATGCGAATTTGAATTCGAAGATCTAAGCTACTCAACGGAATACGAAGTAAAG gtGACTGCTTTCAACGGAAGATTTCACAGCGACCCCAAGACAGAATCCGTTACCACTCGCT ATAATGACAAAGCTGTCATTGGGTTTCTGGTCTTCCTCATCATCGTCGTGTCTGTGGCTCTGCTTTTGGTCGTCTACAAGATTTACATTCTGAAGCGCACAAACTCCCA tgACCTGGGTGAAAACATGATGCTTATCTCAACAGCAA ATGATGAGGAGAACCTGCTGCCTGTCGAGCCAATTGCAGCAGAGTTACTGCTGGAAGCATACAAGAGGAAGCTCGCAGATGAAGGAAGACTTTTCCTGCATGAGTTTCAG AGCATCCCCAGAATCTTCTCGAGGTACAGCGTGAAAGAGGCCAAAAAGCCCTGCAACGTCCCCAAGAACCGCTACGTGGACATCCTGCCAT ATGATTATAACCGCGTCCAGCTGACCACCGGAAATGGAGAGACAGGATCTGACTACATCAATGCCAGCTTCATTGAT GGGTACAAGGAATCCAAAAAGTACATTGCAGCTCAAG ggcCGAAGGACGAGACTGTGAGTGACTTCTGGAGGATGGTCTGGGAGCAGCAGTCCTCTATCATTGTAATGGTAACACGCTGTGAAGAGGGAAACAGG GTCAAGTGTGCGCAGTACTGGCCGTCTCCAGACCGGGAGACAGAGATCTTTGCGGAGTTTATAGTGAAGCTGATCTCAGAGGACCACTGTCCAGATTACACCATCCGCCGTCTCAGCCTGACTAAT aAGAGGGAGAAGAACTCAGAGAGGGAGGTGACCCACATCCAGTTCATGAGTTGGCCGGACCACGGCGTCCCAGGGGAGCCACATCTGCTCCTGAAACTGAGGCGGCGTGTCAATGCTTTCAAGAATTTCTTCAGCGGCCCCATCGTTGTTCACTGCAG CGCGGGAGTCGGCAGGACTGGCACCTACATTGGCATCGATGCCATGATGGAGGGTCTAGAGGCGGAGGGCAGAGTGGACATCTACGGTTACGTAGTCCGACTACGCAGACAGAGGTGTCTAATGGTTCAAGTAGAG GCCCAGTACATCCTGATTCACCAGGCGTTGCTGGAGCACAATCAGTTTGGAGAGACTGAGTTCACTGTGTCTGAGCTCCACAGCACACTGAGCACGCTCAAACAGAAGAACTCTGGCAATGAACCCACCTTAATGGAGGAGGAGTTTGAG AGACTCCCATCCTATAAAAACTGGAGGACATTCAACACAGGGATCACAGAAgagaacaagaagaaaaatCGCTTTTCATCTATCATCCCAT ATGACTACAACCGAGTGCTGCTGAAGGTAGATGAAGGACGTAGTCATGATAGTGACCCCGATGAGGAAGACGAGGATGAGTCATCagatgaggaggatgaggagtcCACTCAATACATCAATGCCTCCCACATAGAT GGATACTGGGGCCCACGCACTTTCATCGCAGCACAGACTCCGCTGCCAGACACCATGGCTGACTTCTGGTTGATGGTTTACCAGAAGAAAGCATCTACTATTGTCATGCTCTCAGACTGCAAAGAGGGAGATCAG GAGTCTGACTGTGTCTACTGGGATAAAGACAAGAAAACATTTGGGGATTTTGAGGTGGAGGTGGCAAGCACGGACACCTCCCCAACTTTCATCAGCCGCAACATGCTGATCCGTCATGTCAAG AGGAAAGAGAGTCGGCCGGTGAAACATTTCCAGTTCTTGAAGTGGGCGAGCAGCGATCTTCCGCAGAGTCCTCAAGATCTCACGAACATGATCAAGGACATAAAAAACAGCTCTGGCAGCAGCAAATCACAGAGGAGCATGCCCGTCGTGGTCCACTGCAA TGATGGCTCGTCCCGCTCAGGGATTTTCTGTGCTCTGTGGAACCTGCTGGACAGCGCTGAGACTGAGAAGCTGGTGGATGTTTTCCAGGTGGTCAAAACCCTACGCAAGGAAAGACAAGGGATGCTTTCCAGCCTG GAGCAGTACCAGTTCTTGTACGACGCCCTGGAGGGAGTCTTCCCTTTCCAGAATGGGGAAGTGAAAGCAGTACAGGCCTCTGCAGCTGACTTTGTCCAGGTTGTCAATGAAACCAAAGCAGCAGAGCAGCCAACCGAGGAAACGGCTAAGCAGCCAGTCAGCACTACCACCAATGACCAGCAGGAGGCGGCAGAGAGCAGTCCTCTTGTGGCTGATGGAGGGAAGGAAGACAAAAAAGAGGAGCCTGAAAAAGTTTCCACAGAGACAACACCACTGGAGGACTCCAGCAACAGTGCAACTGTCACTGTGGAGGTCTGA